A single region of the Massilia sp. erpn genome encodes:
- a CDS encoding methyl-accepting chemotaxis protein, giving the protein MNIANIKIGHRLTIAFLLTIFALALVVGVGATALKIVSGEIEQTIGQRYQNISVLNQLKTALNLEARSSANALLAEQPADLERELAQIATTKRDAGEALSQAAALLQTEQAKTLYAAIGAERTKYEAARESLLAQLRGAQREAALALMTEQVRPAQRSYFAAVDALIDFQASQMQTSGRSAEALANQSALAMVALGVVGGILSLLTAWYITRGIVRPIGHAVKVARTVAAGDLTSTIEVRSRDEVGQLTAALRDMNASLLKIVGEVRQGSDSIGMASAEIAAGNQDLSNRTEQQAASLEEASSSMAELTSTVKRNAESAHQANELAAAASEVAGKGGAVVAQVVERMASINASSHKIVDIINVIDSIAFQTNILALNAAVEAARAGEQGRGFAVVAGEVRNLAQRSAAAAHEIKNLIDDSVGQIASGAKLVDQAGGTMHDIMASVQRVTGIMAEISEASREQLSGIEQINHAVAGMDQGTQQNAALVEQASAAAITMRQQAEHLAAAVGVFRLAADNLGGARGSMLRQQTGSGAAVPAIGTSAGGISGGGVIDASRAATRGASVARLPRPQYGAKKRAVQAAESAPAFEEESRSA; this is encoded by the coding sequence ATGAATATCGCAAATATCAAGATTGGTCATCGCCTCACCATTGCCTTCCTGCTTACTATTTTTGCCCTGGCGCTGGTGGTTGGCGTGGGCGCCACCGCACTGAAAATCGTCAGCGGCGAGATCGAACAGACCATCGGCCAGCGTTATCAGAACATCAGTGTACTGAACCAGCTCAAGACCGCCCTCAACCTGGAAGCGCGCAGCAGCGCCAACGCCTTGCTGGCCGAGCAGCCGGCCGACCTGGAACGCGAACTGGCGCAGATCGCCACCACCAAACGCGACGCCGGCGAGGCGCTGAGCCAAGCCGCCGCCCTGCTGCAAACCGAACAGGCGAAGACCCTGTACGCAGCCATCGGCGCCGAACGCACAAAATACGAGGCGGCCCGCGAAAGTCTGCTGGCCCAGTTGCGCGGCGCGCAGCGCGAAGCGGCGCTGGCGCTGATGACGGAGCAGGTGCGTCCGGCCCAGCGCAGCTACTTCGCCGCCGTCGACGCCTTGATTGACTTCCAGGCCAGCCAGATGCAGACCTCGGGCCGCAGCGCCGAAGCCCTGGCCAACCAGTCCGCGCTGGCCATGGTGGCGCTGGGCGTGGTGGGCGGCATCCTGAGCCTGCTGACGGCCTGGTATATCACGCGCGGCATCGTGCGCCCCATCGGCCATGCCGTGAAGGTGGCGCGCACCGTGGCGGCCGGCGACCTGACCTCCACCATCGAAGTGCGCTCGCGGGACGAGGTGGGCCAGCTCACCGCGGCCCTGCGCGATATGAATGCCTCGCTGCTGAAGATTGTCGGCGAGGTGCGCCAGGGTTCCGACAGCATCGGCATGGCTTCGGCCGAAATCGCGGCCGGCAACCAGGATCTGTCCAACCGCACCGAACAGCAGGCCGCCTCACTGGAGGAAGCCTCGTCCTCGATGGCGGAACTGACCTCGACCGTCAAGCGCAATGCGGAAAGCGCGCACCAGGCCAACGAATTGGCGGCGGCGGCGTCCGAGGTGGCGGGCAAAGGCGGTGCAGTGGTGGCCCAGGTGGTCGAGCGCATGGCCTCGATCAACGCCTCATCGCACAAGATCGTGGACATCATCAACGTCATCGACAGCATCGCCTTCCAGACCAATATCCTGGCTCTGAACGCGGCGGTGGAAGCGGCGCGCGCTGGCGAGCAGGGACGCGGCTTTGCCGTGGTGGCGGGTGAGGTGCGCAACCTGGCCCAGCGTTCGGCCGCCGCTGCGCACGAAATCAAAAACCTGATCGACGATTCGGTCGGCCAGATCGCCAGCGGCGCCAAGCTGGTCGACCAGGCCGGTGGCACCATGCACGACATCATGGCCAGCGTGCAGCGCGTGACCGGCATCATGGCCGAGATTTCGGAAGCCAGCCGCGAACAGCTCTCCGGCATCGAACAGATCAACCACGCGGTAGCCGGCATGGACCAGGGCACGCAGCAGAACGCGGCGCTGGTGGAGCAGGCTTCGGCCGCCGCCATCACCATGCGCCAGCAGGCCGAGCACCTGGCGGCGGCGGTGGGTGTCTTCCGCCTGGCCGCCGACAATCTGGGCGGCGCGCGCGGCAGCATGCTGCGCCAGCAAACCGGCAGTGGCGCGGCCGTTCCGGCTATCGGCACCAGCGCCGGTGGCATCAGCGGCGGCGGCGTCATCGATGCCAGCCGGGCCGCCACGCGCGGCGCCAGCGTCGCCCGCCTGCCGCGCCCCCAATACGGCGCGAAAAAGCGTGCCGTGCAAGCCGCCGAGTCGGCCCCAGCTTTTGAGGAAGAGTCACGCTCGGCTTGA
- a CDS encoding LysE family translocator: MNQAANLWLYFAVVFGIIVLPGLDMAFVMANSMLGGRRAGMAAVAGIIAGGFCHLLMGALGAAVVLQLWPGLFQYMLLGGAIYIAWMGYTFLRSSAVFTPGAAREVLAPTVIFRRAMLTSLLNPKAYIFMLAIFPQFLKPGQGPLWLQSGVLGAITAATQAAVYGALALAASQATLWFARNPAAAAWTARAIGMLLLLTAALSAAQAWKAGLA; encoded by the coding sequence ATGAACCAGGCGGCCAATCTGTGGCTCTATTTCGCAGTCGTTTTCGGCATCATCGTCCTGCCGGGGCTGGACATGGCCTTCGTCATGGCAAATTCGATGCTGGGCGGGCGGCGTGCGGGCATGGCGGCGGTGGCAGGCATCATCGCGGGCGGTTTTTGCCATCTGCTGATGGGCGCCTTGGGGGCGGCCGTTGTGCTCCAGCTCTGGCCCGGGCTGTTCCAGTACATGCTGCTGGGCGGCGCCATCTACATCGCCTGGATGGGCTATACCTTCCTGCGCAGCAGCGCCGTGTTCACGCCAGGCGCGGCGCGCGAGGTGCTGGCGCCCACCGTTATCTTCCGGCGCGCCATGCTGACCAGCCTGCTCAATCCCAAGGCTTATATCTTTATGCTGGCGATCTTCCCGCAATTCCTGAAGCCGGGACAAGGGCCGCTCTGGCTGCAATCGGGCGTGCTGGGTGCGATCACGGCGGCGACCCAGGCGGCCGTGTATGGCGCACTGGCGCTGGCGGCCAGCCAGGCCACGCTCTGGTTTGCGCGCAACCCGGCCGCCGCTGCGTGGACGGCGCGCGCCATCGGCATGCTTCTGTTGCTGACGGCAGCGCTCAGTGCCGCCCAGGCATGGAAGGCCGGCCTGGCTTAA
- a CDS encoding DNA/RNA non-specific endonuclease, giving the protein MVQKSLAAALLAGGMLFAGIAVAACSQHYVQGRSPEITNPKLGKATQELCYRSFGIMHSGLTRTPLWSAEYLTAQNIEAAQDLSRENSFHPEDELPRGQRAELSDYARSGFDRGHMAPNGDMPDRRSQHESFSLANMVPQDPDNNRHIWAGIEQAVRKMAKKEGDLYVISGPAFIGGDLRKVGNVLVPSHLYKVIYSPRQRAGGAWFVANEADARPQTMTVAELESKIGINLLPSLTPQQKQVMLRLPKSGKNKR; this is encoded by the coding sequence ATGGTTCAGAAATCCCTCGCCGCGGCCTTGCTGGCTGGCGGCATGCTCTTCGCGGGCATCGCAGTCGCAGCCTGCTCGCAACACTACGTTCAGGGACGCAGTCCCGAAATCACCAATCCCAAACTGGGCAAAGCTACGCAGGAACTGTGCTACCGCTCCTTCGGCATCATGCACAGCGGCCTGACGCGCACGCCCTTGTGGTCGGCCGAATACCTGACCGCCCAGAACATCGAAGCGGCGCAAGACCTCTCGCGCGAAAACAGCTTCCACCCCGAGGACGAACTGCCACGTGGCCAGCGCGCTGAACTCTCCGACTACGCGCGCAGCGGCTTTGACCGTGGCCACATGGCCCCCAACGGCGATATGCCGGACCGCCGCAGCCAGCACGAAAGCTTCTCGCTGGCGAATATGGTGCCGCAAGACCCTGACAACAACCGCCACATCTGGGCCGGCATCGAGCAGGCCGTGCGCAAGATGGCGAAGAAAGAAGGCGATTTGTATGTGATCAGCGGCCCGGCCTTCATCGGCGGCGACCTGCGCAAGGTTGGCAATGTGCTGGTTCCAAGCCATTTATATAAAGTGATTTACAGCCCGCGCCAGCGCGCCGGTGGCGCCTGGTTTGTCGCCAACGAAGCTGATGCGCGCCCGCAGACCATGACGGTGGCGGAACTTGAAAGTAAAATCGGCATCAACCTGCTGCCCTCGCTGACACCGCAGCAAAAGCAGGTGATGCTGCGCCTGCCGAAATCGGGCAAGAACAAACGCTAA
- a CDS encoding putative signal transducing protein — MDDDYRILARFMIPTDAHVMRGCLAAAGIAAVVTDDQHMQANLLLAPAIGGARLLVLEKDAQAAEEILQAFQRGEFALPDDADFDPEHNPDAR; from the coding sequence ATGGACGACGATTACCGCATTCTTGCGCGCTTCATGATTCCAACCGATGCGCATGTGATGCGCGGCTGTCTGGCCGCCGCCGGCATCGCGGCGGTGGTAACGGACGACCAGCATATGCAGGCCAACCTGCTGCTGGCGCCAGCCATCGGCGGCGCGCGCCTGCTGGTGCTGGAAAAGGATGCGCAGGCGGCCGAGGAGATCCTGCAGGCCTTCCAGCGCGGCGAATTCGCGCTGCCGGACGACGCGGACTTCGATCCCGAACATAATCCCGATGCGCGCTAG
- a CDS encoding DoxX family protein, with protein sequence MNNANNINNNALNTAVLPLAGRLLMALIFVFSAIGKISAPAATMGYISAMGLPFPALGLAGAIGVELIGGLLLAFGYQTRIVALGLAAFSVVTAVLFHGAIGDQNQLIHLLKNLAMAGGLLQIAAFGPGNLSLDARRGAPQVLARI encoded by the coding sequence ATGAACAACGCCAACAACATCAACAACAACGCCCTGAACACCGCCGTCCTGCCTTTGGCCGGCCGCCTGCTGATGGCCCTGATCTTCGTCTTTAGCGCCATCGGCAAAATCTCGGCGCCGGCCGCCACCATGGGCTATATCTCGGCCATGGGCCTGCCCTTCCCGGCCCTCGGCCTGGCTGGCGCAATCGGCGTGGAACTGATCGGCGGTCTGCTGCTGGCCTTCGGCTACCAGACCCGTATCGTGGCGCTTGGCCTGGCTGCCTTCTCGGTGGTGACGGCGGTGCTGTTCCACGGCGCTATCGGCGACCAGAACCAGCTGATCCATCTGCTGAAAAACCTCGCCATGGCCGGCGGCCTGCTGCAAATCGCCGCCTTCGGCCCAGGCAACCTGAGCCTGGACGCCCGCCGCGGCGCGCCGCAAGTGCTGGCCCGCATCTGA
- a CDS encoding pirin family protein — translation MNAVLKPAARQIRYRSQGSQRSWFTRLASPADVGEMIKPFVFLDDFDMESRGGPRAGLHPHSGIATVTVVRSGTIDYVDTGGASGQFGAGGVEWMKAGGGIWHGGSAAPGQRVQGFQLWLALPQEEENGPSESLYLAPGQIPSEGPARVVIGQYGQARSPLQYAAPLNYLHVTLKAGESWSYQPPAGHQVAWVALASGKLHVSDAVLGKEIAVFEESEAALDFYAEHDTEFVLGSAAKHPHELVLGYYSVHSSAAALRRGEARIQELGRQLRLAQ, via the coding sequence ATGAATGCAGTCCTCAAACCGGCAGCAAGGCAGATCCGCTACCGCAGCCAAGGCAGCCAGCGCAGCTGGTTCACCCGCCTGGCCAGCCCTGCGGATGTGGGCGAGATGATCAAGCCTTTCGTCTTTCTGGACGACTTCGACATGGAATCGCGCGGCGGCCCGCGCGCCGGCCTGCATCCCCACTCCGGCATCGCCACCGTGACGGTGGTGCGTTCCGGCACCATCGACTACGTCGATACCGGCGGCGCCAGCGGCCAGTTTGGCGCAGGCGGCGTGGAGTGGATGAAGGCTGGCGGCGGCATCTGGCACGGCGGCAGCGCCGCTCCCGGCCAGCGCGTGCAAGGCTTCCAACTCTGGCTGGCCTTGCCCCAGGAAGAGGAAAACGGCCCGTCCGAAAGCCTGTATCTGGCGCCCGGGCAGATTCCTTCCGAAGGGCCGGCGCGCGTGGTGATCGGCCAGTACGGCCAGGCGCGCAGTCCGCTGCAATACGCTGCGCCGCTGAACTACCTGCATGTGACGCTGAAAGCGGGCGAAAGCTGGAGCTACCAGCCGCCCGCCGGACACCAGGTGGCCTGGGTGGCGCTGGCGAGCGGCAAGCTGCACGTGTCGGACGCGGTGCTGGGCAAGGAAATCGCCGTGTTCGAGGAATCCGAAGCGGCCCTGGACTTCTACGCCGAACACGACACCGAGTTCGTGCTGGGTTCGGCCGCCAAGCATCCGCATGAACTGGTGCTGGGCTATTACTCGGTGCACAGCAGCGCCGCTGCCCTGCGCCGGGGCGAAGCCCGCATCCAGGAACTGGGCCGGCAGCTGCGCCTGGCGCAATAA
- a CDS encoding aminoglycoside phosphotransferase family protein, protein MFEPYLTQWQLTPDGGLLSTHSSRLLPVRCADGRAAMLKVATATEERFGGLLMNWWDGEGAAQVYAHDGDALLLERAQGEQDLLEMALAGRDDEATRIICAAVARLHAPRAAPLPELVPLSNWFGSLEAAAGQYGGVYTQCLATARELLATQREIVALHGDVHHRNVLDFEERGWLAIDPKRLLGERAFDYVHVLCNPDLPTTPDSARFYRQLDIVVQASGLPRRRLLQWTIAFSGLSAAWFLEDGQEPHSDLGVVHHAFAALNGDGRP, encoded by the coding sequence ATGTTCGAACCTTATCTGACTCAATGGCAGCTAACGCCCGATGGCGGTTTGCTCAGCACCCATAGTAGCCGCCTGCTGCCGGTGCGCTGCGCAGATGGCCGCGCGGCCATGCTGAAGGTGGCGACGGCAACCGAGGAACGCTTTGGCGGCCTGCTGATGAACTGGTGGGATGGCGAGGGCGCGGCCCAGGTTTATGCCCACGATGGCGACGCCCTGCTGCTGGAACGCGCCCAGGGCGAACAGGATCTGCTGGAGATGGCGCTGGCTGGCCGCGACGACGAGGCGACCCGCATCATCTGCGCCGCTGTCGCGCGTCTGCATGCGCCGCGCGCGGCGCCGCTGCCGGAACTGGTTCCGCTGTCGAACTGGTTTGGCTCGCTGGAAGCCGCGGCGGGCCAGTATGGCGGAGTCTATACGCAGTGCCTGGCCACGGCGCGCGAACTGCTGGCGACCCAGCGCGAGATCGTGGCTTTGCATGGCGATGTCCACCACCGCAATGTGCTCGACTTCGAAGAGCGCGGCTGGCTGGCCATCGATCCTAAACGCCTGCTCGGCGAACGCGCTTTCGACTATGTGCATGTGCTGTGCAATCCCGACCTGCCGACCACGCCCGATTCCGCGCGCTTTTACCGCCAGCTCGATATCGTGGTGCAGGCATCCGGCTTGCCCCGGCGCCGCCTGCTGCAATGGACGATCGCCTTCAGCGGCCTGTCCGCCGCCTGGTTCCTGGAGGACGGCCAGGAGCCGCACAGCGATCTGGGCGTGGTTCACCACGCATTCGCGGCACTGAATGGGGATGGCCGTCCATGA
- a CDS encoding LysR family transcriptional regulator has product MLDGMSMDQLRTFIAAADEGSFSAAGRKLRRAQSVVSQTLANLEAQVGFALFERSGRYPKLTEAGYALLLHARSAIASMDDFKAKARSLAEGLEAELSVAVDVMYPICSLTEAVRAFQQQYPGMPLRVHVEALGAVVQPVLDGRCRFAIMGSFPEVPQDCAAEFLQAVPVVTVAAPSHPLAALKPPISRQEAAGHVQLILTDRSDLTAGRQFGVAGNQNWRLADLGAKHAFLKAGLGWGNMPLHMVEEDIAAGRLQRIEIEPSPVMGPFFSMYALHRKDAPPGPAARWFIDWLKQHGSQQD; this is encoded by the coding sequence ATGCTTGACGGGATGTCCATGGACCAGCTGCGCACCTTCATCGCGGCGGCCGATGAAGGCAGTTTCTCGGCGGCCGGGCGCAAGCTGCGGCGCGCGCAGTCGGTGGTGAGCCAGACCCTGGCCAATCTGGAAGCCCAGGTGGGTTTTGCGCTGTTCGAGCGTAGCGGGCGCTATCCCAAGCTGACCGAAGCGGGTTATGCGCTGCTGCTGCACGCGCGCAGCGCCATCGCCAGCATGGACGATTTCAAGGCCAAGGCACGCTCGCTGGCCGAGGGGCTGGAGGCCGAGCTGTCGGTGGCGGTGGATGTGATGTATCCGATCTGCAGCCTGACCGAGGCGGTGCGCGCCTTCCAGCAGCAATACCCCGGCATGCCGCTGCGGGTGCATGTGGAAGCCTTGGGCGCCGTGGTGCAGCCGGTGCTCGATGGACGCTGCCGCTTCGCCATCATGGGTTCTTTTCCCGAGGTGCCGCAGGATTGCGCCGCCGAATTCCTGCAGGCGGTGCCGGTGGTGACGGTGGCCGCGCCCAGCCATCCCCTGGCCGCGCTGAAACCGCCCATTTCGCGCCAGGAGGCGGCCGGCCATGTGCAGCTGATCCTGACCGACCGCTCGGACCTGACGGCGGGCCGCCAGTTCGGCGTGGCCGGCAACCAGAACTGGCGCCTGGCCGACCTGGGCGCCAAGCATGCCTTCCTGAAGGCTGGCCTAGGCTGGGGCAATATGCCGCTGCATATGGTGGAGGAGGATATCGCCGCGGGCCGGCTGCAGCGCATCGAGATCGAACCCAGCCCGGTGATGGGGCCGTTCTTCTCAATGTATGCGTTGCACCGCAAGGATGCGCCGCCAGGACCGGCGGCGCGCTGGTTCATCGATTGGCTGAAGCAGCACGGTTCGCAGCAGGATTAG
- a CDS encoding diguanylate cyclase domain-containing protein, translated as MAMTGFLPRSLKFRLTSFVVVLVLAATSIVTTLALTVAERDMKSVIGNQQINLLSGAAAFIDEQLKNRLNLLAALAESLPEAARRDPEALRQALLTHATVSAEFTNVVAFGRDGELVASLRDSGLSRSLNVSSRPYFLQTLSTKRAVIAPPLRSRLSNLPVVLITQPLLDKKGEVQFVLAGSIDLLHSDFFQQFDLLRPGKTGYLYVMTSDGVIVNHPDKSRLLGHVASRAGTDQATEKALAGFEGWTEAESLEGDGPGIYTFKRLSSTNWIAAARYPTSEAFAPMKAMRQQAILLASVFAAAAGLLAWLMVLRFLRPLETLRSHLGDIRTGHADLEALHVGGKDEIGELGAALVEDVRERDAALRQLEASEKRARVIADNIPALISYIDKDLRYRFTNEHYQFLLGVDPKSLLGRTVNDVFGGEVDARWRDCMEAALAGKRVHVEREGEELGRYMHLMVDMVPDFAPDGSVPGFYVMANDITERKIAELTQAASQKRLQLITDHLPALVSAIGPDHHFQFGNAAFQRWLGVDPNTLPGRPVVDAIGEAHYAIAKPCLDRAFQGEVTSYEAKANVGDESRILASTLIPDLRQDGSVAAVYVLTSDMTHVKAVEEQLIELARRDTLTGIANRRMFEETLQQALDRARRRDSPLALAYLDIDHFKSINDTLGHGAGDDVLKEFAARLTASVRSTDTVARLAGDEFAIVFENVLPPDEATTLAERIVGAIRPAFNLQTGMLPVTCSVGIAVHAGPGENPAGLLARADAALYDAKRNGRNGYVVDERPPGPRPVPNPAANRAASANR; from the coding sequence ATGGCTATGACCGGCTTTCTGCCCCGCAGTCTGAAATTTCGCCTGACCAGCTTTGTCGTCGTGCTTGTGCTGGCGGCCACTTCTATCGTGACCACGCTGGCGCTCACCGTCGCCGAGCGCGATATGAAAAGCGTGATCGGCAACCAGCAAATCAATCTGCTCTCGGGCGCCGCCGCCTTCATTGACGAACAGCTGAAGAACCGCCTCAACCTGTTGGCGGCCCTGGCCGAATCGCTGCCCGAAGCGGCGCGCCGCGATCCGGAGGCGCTGCGCCAGGCCTTGCTGACCCATGCCACCGTGTCGGCCGAATTCACCAATGTGGTGGCCTTCGGGCGCGACGGCGAGCTGGTGGCCAGCCTACGCGACTCGGGCCTGAGCCGTTCGCTGAACGTGTCCAGCCGCCCCTATTTCCTGCAGACCCTGTCCACCAAGCGCGCCGTGATCGCGCCGCCGCTGCGCAGCCGCCTCTCGAACCTGCCGGTGGTGCTGATCACCCAGCCGCTGCTGGATAAAAAGGGCGAGGTGCAGTTCGTGCTGGCCGGCAGCATCGACCTGCTGCACTCCGACTTCTTTCAGCAGTTCGACCTGCTGCGGCCCGGGAAGACCGGTTATCTCTATGTGATGACCAGCGATGGCGTGATCGTCAACCATCCCGATAAATCGCGCCTGCTGGGCCATGTCGCCTCACGCGCCGGCACCGACCAGGCCACGGAAAAGGCGCTGGCCGGCTTCGAGGGCTGGACCGAGGCCGAGAGCCTGGAGGGCGACGGTCCCGGCATCTACACCTTCAAGCGCCTGAGCAGCACCAACTGGATCGCGGCGGCGCGCTATCCGACCAGCGAGGCCTTCGCGCCGATGAAGGCCATGCGCCAGCAGGCCATCCTGCTGGCCTCCGTGTTTGCGGCGGCAGCCGGCCTGCTGGCCTGGCTCATGGTGCTGCGCTTTCTGCGTCCGCTGGAGACTCTGCGCTCCCACCTGGGCGATATCCGCACCGGCCATGCCGATCTGGAAGCGCTGCATGTGGGCGGCAAGGATGAAATCGGCGAACTTGGCGCTGCTCTGGTGGAGGATGTGCGCGAACGCGATGCCGCGCTGCGCCAGCTGGAGGCCAGCGAAAAACGGGCGCGCGTCATCGCCGACAATATTCCCGCGCTGATCTCATATATCGACAAGGACTTGCGCTACCGCTTCACCAACGAACATTACCAGTTCCTGCTGGGCGTCGATCCCAAATCCCTGCTGGGGCGCACCGTCAACGATGTCTTCGGCGGCGAGGTCGATGCGCGCTGGCGCGACTGCATGGAGGCGGCATTGGCCGGCAAGCGCGTACACGTCGAACGCGAAGGCGAGGAGCTGGGCCGCTATATGCACCTGATGGTCGACATGGTGCCCGACTTCGCGCCCGACGGCAGCGTGCCGGGCTTCTATGTGATGGCCAACGACATCACCGAGCGCAAGATCGCCGAGCTGACCCAGGCCGCCAGCCAGAAGCGTTTGCAGCTGATTACCGACCATCTGCCGGCGCTGGTCTCGGCCATCGGCCCCGACCACCATTTCCAGTTTGGCAACGCGGCCTTCCAGCGCTGGCTGGGCGTCGACCCCAACACCCTGCCCGGCCGCCCCGTGGTGGACGCCATCGGTGAGGCGCATTACGCCATCGCCAAGCCTTGCCTGGACCGCGCCTTCCAGGGCGAAGTCACCAGCTACGAGGCCAAGGCCAATGTCGGCGACGAGTCGCGCATCCTGGCCTCGACCCTGATTCCCGATCTGCGCCAGGACGGCAGCGTGGCCGCCGTGTACGTGCTGACCAGCGATATGACCCATGTAAAGGCGGTCGAGGAGCAGTTGATCGAACTGGCGCGGCGCGACACCCTGACCGGCATCGCCAACCGCCGCATGTTCGAGGAAACCCTGCAGCAGGCGCTGGACCGCGCGCGCCGCCGCGACAGCCCGCTGGCCCTGGCCTACCTCGACATCGACCACTTCAAGAGCATCAACGACACCCTGGGCCACGGCGCGGGCGACGATGTGCTCAAGGAATTCGCCGCGCGCCTGACAGCCAGCGTGCGTTCCACCGATACCGTGGCCCGCCTGGCGGGCGACGAATTCGCCATCGTCTTCGAAAACGTGCTGCCGCCGGACGAGGCGACCACCCTGGCCGAGCGCATCGTGGGCGCCATTCGCCCCGCCTTCAATCTGCAAACCGGCATGCTGCCGGTCACCTGCAGCGTGGGCATCGCCGTGCATGCCGGTCCCGGCGAGAATCCGGCGGGCCTGCTGGCGCGCGCCGACGCCGCCCTGTACGATGCCAAGCGCAATGGCCGCAACGGCTATGTGGTGGACGAACGGCCGCCCGGCCCGCGCCCCGTGCCTAATCCTGCTGCGAACCGTGCTGCTTCAGCCAATCGATGA
- a CDS encoding GNAT family N-acetyltransferase, which yields MSIHIQAASTANAAHANMLDLAFEIDSRLLLSATPAGISYEVIPVQPYIKTYPADGERIPAEYLDSADSAAFLAYADGSPAGMILLSTGWNGLAVIDDIAISSTLRRRGIGAALIAQAKEWARQRGLPGIMLETQDNNVAACRLYQRCGFVLKGFDRGLYAAQDGVSAETALFWYYLES from the coding sequence ATGAGCATCCATATCCAAGCGGCCAGCACCGCCAATGCCGCCCACGCCAATATGCTGGACCTGGCTTTTGAGATTGATTCGCGCCTGCTGCTCTCGGCCACGCCGGCCGGCATCAGCTACGAAGTCATCCCCGTCCAGCCCTACATCAAGACGTATCCGGCCGACGGTGAGCGCATTCCGGCCGAATATCTGGATAGCGCCGATAGCGCGGCCTTCCTGGCCTACGCCGACGGCAGTCCGGCGGGCATGATCCTGCTGTCCACCGGCTGGAACGGGCTGGCTGTGATCGACGATATCGCCATTTCCAGCACCTTGCGCCGGCGTGGCATCGGCGCGGCGCTGATCGCCCAGGCCAAGGAATGGGCGCGCCAGCGCGGCCTGCCCGGCATCATGCTGGAGACCCAGGACAATAATGTGGCGGCCTGCCGCCTCTACCAGCGCTGCGGCTTCGTGCTGAAAGGCTTCGACCGCGGCCTGTATGCGGCGCAGGATGGCGTGTCGGCGGAAACCGCCCTGTTTTGGTACTACCTCGAATCCTGA
- a CDS encoding YafY family protein, with product MYHPTTRVLAVLELLQAHGRMSGAELARRLQVDGRTLRRYIVMLEDMGIPITAERGRHGGYALMPGFKLPPMMFTDDEALALSLGLLAARSLGLAEAAPAVASAQAKLERIMPDSLKWRVRAIDDTVRLDLRCGTAPPTNAVLGVLSAAAQVSQRVHLRYLAPAVLTPEGVAGPARETERDFDPYGLAYYMGFWYTVGFCHLRDGLRTFRLDRISEVRPLVAAFRRPAGFDALEHLRHSIATLPRKFAATVLLQTDLESARATLMEYMGLFEQAEEGVLLHSQTDELAWLARQLASLPFAFRVVSPPELGDEVRRHARRLLQGED from the coding sequence ATGTACCATCCAACCACCCGTGTTTTGGCAGTCCTGGAACTGCTGCAGGCCCATGGACGCATGAGCGGTGCGGAACTCGCGCGCCGCCTGCAAGTGGACGGTCGCACGCTGCGCCGCTATATCGTGATGCTGGAGGATATGGGCATTCCGATCACGGCCGAGCGTGGCCGCCACGGCGGCTACGCCCTGATGCCCGGCTTTAAACTGCCGCCCATGATGTTTACCGACGACGAGGCACTGGCCCTCTCTCTTGGCCTGTTGGCCGCGCGCAGCCTTGGTCTGGCCGAAGCCGCGCCGGCCGTCGCCAGCGCCCAGGCCAAGCTGGAACGCATCATGCCGGACAGCCTGAAATGGCGGGTCCGTGCCATTGACGACACAGTGCGCCTCGACCTGCGTTGTGGCACGGCGCCGCCGACCAATGCTGTTCTTGGCGTGCTGAGTGCCGCCGCCCAGGTTAGCCAGCGCGTGCATCTGCGCTACCTGGCCCCCGCCGTGTTGACGCCCGAAGGAGTGGCCGGGCCGGCCCGGGAAACCGAGCGCGATTTCGATCCGTATGGCTTGGCTTATTACATGGGCTTCTGGTACACGGTGGGATTCTGCCATCTGCGCGATGGCCTGCGCACTTTCCGGCTCGATCGCATCAGCGAGGTGCGCCCGCTGGTGGCGGCGTTCCGGCGACCAGCCGGCTTCGATGCGCTGGAACATTTGCGCCATTCGATTGCCACGCTGCCGCGCAAATTCGCCGCTACCGTGTTGCTGCAGACCGACCTGGAAAGCGCGCGCGCCACGCTGATGGAATATATGGGCCTGTTCGAACAGGCGGAGGAGGGCGTCCTGCTGCATAGCCAGACCGACGAACTGGCCTGGCTGGCGCGCCAGCTAGCCAGCCTGCCATTCGCCTTTCGCGTTGTCAGTCCGCCCGAACTGGGCGATGAAGTGCGGCGCCATGCGCGGCGCCTGCTGCAAGGCGAAGACTAG